A window of Cohnella herbarum contains these coding sequences:
- a CDS encoding SGNH/GDSL hydrolase family protein has translation MSGNVQLLKSLFTGCLDVTETEEGVAPVRFTERQLNVYAPNEGLSIRSRCLAGCRLELRTDSEYIRFDFIRKSSVRNFIYFDIWVDGRWVADIGEDNPEGQAGSFCYETSSSVGEVRHICIYLPHCAEIIFRSFELSPNAVCEPVGQTYSGLLCLGDSISQGMDAKHPSSTYATLLARSLDMPLLNQGVGGYIFNADSLDENMPYKPQIVTVAYGTNDWVLHETIARFRDKCAGYIDTVCQQYAYARIYVITPIWRSIRNEQKPLGTFDELVQMIKEICAGFPEIHVIDGESLVANYGRLFADGTHPIDEGFVHMALNLYKQIRNTL, from the coding sequence ATGTCCGGCAATGTGCAACTGCTTAAATCTCTTTTTACCGGTTGCTTGGACGTGACCGAAACGGAGGAAGGTGTAGCCCCGGTTCGATTCACGGAACGGCAGCTAAACGTATACGCTCCCAATGAAGGTCTTAGTATCCGAAGCCGCTGTCTGGCAGGATGCCGGTTGGAGTTGCGGACGGATAGCGAATATATTAGGTTTGATTTTATCCGAAAGAGCTCAGTTCGTAATTTCATCTATTTCGATATTTGGGTCGATGGCAGATGGGTGGCGGATATCGGGGAAGACAACCCGGAAGGACAAGCAGGATCATTTTGTTATGAAACAAGCAGTAGCGTGGGTGAGGTAAGACATATTTGTATATACCTTCCTCATTGCGCGGAAATCATATTCCGCTCTTTCGAGCTTTCGCCTAACGCTGTTTGCGAGCCTGTTGGTCAGACTTATAGCGGTTTATTGTGCCTAGGCGACTCCATCTCGCAAGGAATGGACGCTAAGCACCCGTCCAGCACATATGCGACTTTGCTAGCTCGATCTCTCGATATGCCACTGCTCAATCAAGGCGTTGGCGGGTACATATTCAACGCTGACAGCTTGGACGAGAATATGCCTTACAAGCCGCAAATTGTCACGGTTGCGTATGGAACGAACGATTGGGTCCTGCATGAAACGATAGCACGGTTCCGCGACAAATGTGCTGGATACATCGATACCGTCTGCCAGCAGTACGCTTATGCCCGCATATATGTCATAACTCCGATATGGCGCAGCATCAGGAATGAACAGAAACCGCTCGGTACGTTCGATGAGCTTGTGCAGATGATCAAAGAGATATGCGCCGGGTTCCCCGAAATACATGTAATAGACGGGGAAAGCCTAGTTGCTAATTACGGCAGACTATTTGCGGACGGCACTCATCCTATCGACGAGGGCTTCGTTCATATGGCATTGAATTTGTATAAGCAAATCCGGAACACGTTGTAA
- a CDS encoding response regulator transcription factor, which yields MNRVLIVDNSPLIRNSLSKQVEESGDHYWLAGTAANGMLALEWLEQNYADICITDVRMPVMDGIELLRQIRAKYPWMVCIMVSSYDEFAYAKESIQLEAIDYILKPVDRDLLYSTLAKSSAKLQDARYNEAYKLLLKYLPSHRDILARWMNELKLARRENIPLLIVDMLDILTKWTEGKYYLLNGLAMAWLNLLAEEMKLENLEITLFEGKDYAIGESVLSADKVRYYYRVCAVRRLEEGAEKFLDRVTEALTQPNRKVVEQIKQLLRKHYMEKIDYQLLASSVMLSRNYMSDLFKQETGMTMGQYAVYLRMEEAKRLLQDTSLKTYEVAHQVGYEDYIHFAKVYKKYCEFSPMEYRKRLGI from the coding sequence ATGAATCGGGTGCTCATAGTCGACAATTCGCCATTAATTCGCAATAGCTTAAGCAAACAAGTGGAGGAATCGGGGGATCATTACTGGCTAGCGGGAACGGCCGCCAACGGAATGCTTGCTTTGGAGTGGCTGGAGCAGAACTATGCGGATATATGCATTACGGATGTTCGAATGCCGGTCATGGACGGGATCGAATTGCTGCGGCAAATCCGCGCAAAGTATCCGTGGATGGTATGCATCATGGTTTCGAGTTACGACGAGTTTGCTTATGCGAAGGAAAGCATTCAACTGGAAGCCATCGATTATATTCTAAAACCGGTCGATCGCGATCTGCTTTATTCGACGCTGGCCAAATCGTCCGCCAAGCTGCAAGATGCCCGATACAACGAAGCGTACAAGCTGTTGTTGAAGTATTTGCCCAGTCATAGAGACATTTTGGCGAGATGGATGAACGAGTTGAAGCTGGCTCGGCGGGAGAACATCCCGTTATTGATCGTGGATATGCTCGATATTCTGACGAAGTGGACGGAAGGCAAGTACTACTTGCTGAATGGGCTCGCCATGGCTTGGCTGAACTTATTGGCCGAGGAGATGAAGCTGGAAAATCTGGAGATCACCTTATTCGAAGGAAAGGATTATGCCATTGGAGAATCCGTCCTGTCCGCGGACAAGGTGAGATATTATTATCGCGTATGCGCGGTTCGGCGTCTGGAGGAAGGAGCCGAGAAGTTTCTGGATCGCGTAACCGAGGCGTTGACGCAGCCTAACCGGAAAGTGGTCGAGCAGATCAAGCAATTGCTGCGGAAGCACTATATGGAGAAAATCGACTATCAGCTTCTTGCCTCTTCGGTCATGCTCAGTCGAAATTATATGTCGGATTTGTTCAAGCAAGAGACCGGTATGACCATGGGTCAATACGCGGTCTACTTGCGTATGGAAGAGGCCAAACGATTGCTTCAAGACACTTCGCTCAAAACCTACGAGGTCGCTCATCAGGTAGGCTATGAAGACTATATTCACTTCGCCAAGGTGTACAAGAAGTATTGCGAATTTAGTCCGATGGAATATCGAAAAAGGTTAGGTATTTAA
- a CDS encoding glycosyl hydrolase: MRKTYSFLLALTVFLSICVNASASASAINLQSETEPNYDLATFNFDQDLEGWQVRSSYQASFGTPGIEHSTAIGGGAMRINAVIGTSTNWQELKLVRALPSIGQATTVTFDVYMDMSLIDLELYGDKKIKPYIAVDPGWVKFGQNESVSSVSDLQRVNEGGKEYGVLHVISRLIGGHEAGTQLNLNFLSDGIVYTGPIYIDNVKVSNAPFNGGSGEEPGVLPDNNQTQISTLNFDTSPIKLVDRDATAESRSLFSYLKNVSGNYLLFGHQNSTTRGATITQNNGTQSDVYQSVGAFPAVYGWDTNALDGSEPPYSPEALRTAMRLAYERGGIVTLSAHMPNFVSGGNFYDTVRVVENILPGASHHQQYLDYLDKIADFANNLKDSEDTLIPVIFRPFHEHNGNWFWWGAPYAKGDEYIALYRFTVEYLRDVKGVRNFLYEFSPNGFFSGDSEQYLYRYPGDEYVDILGFDIYDGSYNQIFRDQLVEDAAMLVQLAESKGKIAALAEAGVRNGHTVSGNPNLNWWTELMEDLKADPVARKLAYILTWTNSSANSFWVPYRNHPVFGNSEMLEDFITFYNDDYTAFGDRLSGVYDLQVQIDSNDSPYAYLATPVRNQIVKGPITIRAGAYGDTVTSVVYSIAGGQPQQMQWNPGTGYYEAAWTPGPELNGQTVDIQAQVAFGSTIINEQAQVAVRMDTIQQQFAFGDANEALQFSNGGTYNAANGTPALEHDSALEALRINADISGSNASQTWQELKVKINQIQNAVPLANIDKIKFDVLIPTASLPTTLNQAEVKLLPNLYLFPNTQVKYGKTNPQARLADLPRVLRNGSEFAKHSVSIDLTGEDKKTATDLVIALVFGKLNYIGPIYMDNVQFIVAANEGTIVDPSIIDDFETYDDDNNALREVFTSVGDTNKISLAQAPKHNGQYAMKFDYRLATNGYSGIQKLMGNSDWRAYDKLNFWYKPDGSGQKMVVQIKAQGISFEYYPSLAGTGEDLLEIPFSAFRPAPYEANQNAVLDASNLQKIEKFSIFVNAASPGYVGNGTLYLDEIRLSGASIAL; the protein is encoded by the coding sequence ATGAGAAAAACGTATTCATTTTTGTTAGCGCTTACAGTATTTTTATCGATTTGTGTTAACGCTTCAGCTTCCGCATCGGCAATAAACCTGCAATCCGAAACCGAGCCTAACTACGACTTGGCGACTTTTAACTTCGATCAGGATTTGGAGGGATGGCAGGTTCGCAGCAGTTATCAAGCTTCTTTCGGCACCCCCGGTATCGAGCATTCTACGGCGATCGGCGGAGGAGCAATGCGAATCAATGCAGTGATAGGTACATCAACGAATTGGCAAGAACTCAAGCTGGTTCGCGCTCTTCCATCGATCGGGCAAGCGACGACGGTAACTTTCGACGTCTACATGGATATGTCCTTGATTGATTTAGAGCTGTACGGGGACAAAAAAATAAAGCCGTATATCGCGGTAGACCCGGGTTGGGTCAAATTCGGCCAAAATGAAAGCGTATCCTCCGTTAGTGATCTTCAGAGGGTGAACGAAGGCGGCAAAGAATACGGCGTTCTTCACGTAATTAGCAGATTGATCGGCGGCCACGAGGCGGGTACTCAATTAAACCTTAATTTCTTATCCGATGGAATCGTCTATACCGGACCGATCTATATCGATAACGTTAAAGTAAGCAACGCGCCCTTCAATGGCGGTTCAGGAGAAGAACCGGGGGTATTGCCGGATAATAACCAAACGCAGATCAGTACTTTGAACTTCGACACGAGCCCGATCAAGCTCGTAGATCGCGATGCCACAGCGGAGTCAAGATCGTTGTTCTCCTATCTGAAAAACGTGAGCGGTAATTATCTCTTATTCGGCCACCAGAATTCAACGACCAGAGGCGCGACGATCACTCAGAACAATGGAACGCAATCCGACGTTTACCAATCCGTCGGAGCCTTCCCGGCCGTTTACGGATGGGATACGAACGCGCTTGATGGGAGCGAGCCTCCGTATTCGCCCGAGGCTTTGCGCACCGCGATGAGACTGGCCTATGAAAGAGGCGGTATCGTTACTTTAAGCGCCCATATGCCGAACTTCGTGAGCGGAGGCAATTTCTACGATACCGTTAGGGTTGTCGAGAATATTTTGCCCGGTGCAAGCCATCATCAGCAATACCTAGACTATCTGGACAAGATCGCCGATTTCGCAAACAATCTGAAAGATTCAGAGGATACGTTGATCCCGGTCATCTTCCGACCTTTCCATGAGCATAACGGAAACTGGTTTTGGTGGGGGGCTCCGTATGCCAAAGGCGACGAATACATCGCACTTTATCGTTTTACGGTCGAGTACTTGAGAGATGTGAAAGGCGTCCGAAATTTCTTGTACGAGTTTTCGCCCAACGGATTCTTCAGCGGAGACAGTGAGCAATATCTGTATCGATATCCCGGCGATGAATACGTCGATATTCTGGGTTTCGATATCTACGACGGCAGCTACAATCAGATTTTCAGAGACCAGCTCGTGGAGGATGCGGCTATGCTCGTCCAACTGGCGGAATCCAAAGGAAAGATCGCGGCGCTTGCGGAGGCGGGCGTCCGCAATGGGCACACGGTGAGCGGCAATCCGAATTTGAACTGGTGGACGGAACTGATGGAGGATCTGAAGGCCGATCCGGTCGCCAGAAAACTGGCGTATATATTGACTTGGACGAATAGTTCGGCTAATTCCTTCTGGGTACCTTACCGCAATCATCCGGTATTCGGCAACAGCGAGATGCTGGAGGATTTCATTACGTTCTATAACGACGATTACACGGCGTTCGGAGATCGGTTGAGCGGCGTCTACGATCTTCAGGTTCAGATCGATTCGAACGATTCGCCTTATGCCTATCTAGCGACTCCCGTTCGAAACCAAATCGTGAAAGGACCGATCACGATTCGAGCTGGCGCCTACGGAGATACGGTCACGAGCGTCGTCTACTCGATAGCGGGAGGACAACCGCAACAGATGCAGTGGAATCCGGGCACCGGATATTATGAAGCAGCTTGGACTCCGGGGCCGGAGTTGAACGGTCAAACAGTGGATATTCAAGCGCAAGTCGCTTTCGGTTCGACGATAATTAACGAGCAAGCGCAGGTCGCCGTGCGGATGGATACGATCCAGCAACAATTTGCTTTCGGCGATGCGAACGAAGCGCTCCAATTTTCGAACGGAGGCACCTACAACGCGGCTAACGGAACACCGGCCTTGGAGCATGACTCCGCGCTGGAGGCGCTTCGGATTAACGCCGACATAAGCGGCTCTAACGCGAGCCAGACGTGGCAAGAACTTAAGGTGAAGATCAATCAAATTCAGAATGCGGTTCCGCTCGCGAACATAGACAAGATCAAGTTCGACGTTCTTATTCCGACGGCTTCGTTGCCGACGACTTTGAATCAGGCGGAAGTCAAGTTGCTGCCGAATCTTTATTTGTTCCCGAATACGCAAGTAAAGTACGGCAAAACGAACCCACAGGCGAGGCTGGCGGATCTACCTAGAGTGCTCCGGAACGGCTCCGAATTCGCGAAGCATTCCGTCAGCATCGACTTGACCGGCGAAGATAAAAAAACGGCGACGGATTTGGTTATCGCGCTTGTGTTCGGCAAATTGAACTATATCGGTCCGATCTATATGGATAATGTTCAGTTTATTGTCGCGGCTAATGAAGGCACGATCGTCGATCCGAGTATAATCGATGATTTCGAAACGTATGACGATGACAATAATGCACTTAGGGAAGTATTTACGAGCGTAGGCGATACCAATAAGATTTCGCTCGCGCAGGCTCCTAAGCATAACGGGCAGTACGCCATGAAATTCGACTATCGGCTTGCGACCAATGGCTATTCGGGAATCCAGAAGCTGATGGGGAATTCCGATTGGCGTGCCTACGACAAGTTGAATTTCTGGTACAAGCCCGACGGGTCGGGACAGAAGATGGTCGTGCAAATCAAGGCACAGGGCATATCGTTCGAATATTATCCGTCATTGGCGGGAACGGGCGAGGATTTGTTGGAGATTCCGTTCAGCGCATTTCGACCGGCTCCATACGAGGCCAATCAGAACGCGGTGCTCGATGCGTCTAATTTGCAGAAAATCGAGAAATTCTCGATTTTCGTGAATGCCGCCTCTCCGGGATATGTCGGAAACGGAACGCTCTATTTGGACGAAATTCGGTTATCCGGCGCGTCGATCGCGCTCTGA
- a CDS encoding ABC transporter permease — translation MATPHVTLKAGKFRRESFTRYVSRNHPLYVMLIPCILFFIVFKYVPIMGSIIAFQDYKIFEGILKSEWVGFKWFEQLFSYPQFTRLIGNTLLISFYQLIFSFPAPIILAVLLNEIRSSGFKRTIQTIVYLPHFLSWTIIFGFVYMLLSPQTGMINGLIADMGFEKIHFLQNNEYIRSIIVGSGVWKEMGWSSIIFLAAIAGINPSLYEAARIDGASRWKQFLHVTFPGVLAAVVILLLLKIGHLLDLGFEQIYIFLTPANFSVADVLDTYTYRIGIKNGQYSLTTAIGFFKSIIGFSLLVVANRMSKWLTGEGLY, via the coding sequence GTGGCAACACCCCATGTAACTCTTAAAGCCGGTAAATTCCGACGGGAATCGTTCACGCGTTACGTTTCCAGAAACCATCCTCTATACGTCATGCTCATTCCATGTATCCTGTTCTTCATCGTCTTCAAGTACGTTCCGATCATGGGGAGCATCATCGCTTTTCAAGACTATAAAATCTTTGAAGGGATTTTGAAGAGCGAATGGGTAGGGTTTAAGTGGTTCGAACAGCTGTTCAGCTATCCGCAATTTACTCGCTTGATCGGCAACACGTTGTTGATTAGCTTCTACCAATTGATATTTTCGTTCCCTGCACCGATTATACTAGCTGTCTTGTTGAACGAAATTCGCTCGTCAGGCTTCAAGCGCACCATTCAAACGATCGTTTATTTGCCTCATTTTCTATCGTGGACCATTATCTTCGGATTCGTCTACATGCTGCTGTCGCCGCAGACGGGCATGATTAATGGCTTGATTGCGGATATGGGCTTCGAGAAGATTCATTTCCTTCAAAATAACGAATACATTCGTTCGATCATCGTCGGTTCAGGGGTTTGGAAGGAGATGGGCTGGAGCTCGATCATCTTCCTGGCAGCGATCGCGGGCATCAATCCTTCGCTGTACGAGGCGGCTCGAATCGACGGAGCTAGCCGTTGGAAGCAATTCTTGCACGTCACGTTTCCAGGCGTTTTGGCTGCTGTCGTGATCTTGCTGCTCCTGAAGATCGGACATCTTCTCGATCTCGGATTCGAACAGATTTATATTTTCCTGACTCCCGCCAACTTCAGCGTTGCGGACGTGCTGGACACGTACACCTATAGAATCGGTATCAAGAACGGTCAATACAGTCTGACGACGGCTATCGGATTCTTTAAATCGATCATTGGATTTTCCTTGCTTGTCGTCGCCAACCGAATGAGCAAATGGCTGACGGGAGAAGGATTATACTAG
- a CDS encoding sensor histidine kinase, whose amino-acid sequence MRTKLKSIKWKFILILIMVISLATIPIGWLSYTQTSKNMMKDVERFSSQVLTQVNLNIDRYFREYEQGVFLLGSSSEFSNWLQAEQGKTAEVVLRFRRVEEKYIKPLIASHPEILSMTFLNENGNEMHYSRSPGLRSGYTARNDSELLEVPFKKQLTAYIRKSSDYLSNDSKSMEMQVISLVKKLRYGTSSGYIKIDISLEPTLAILNEIQLGETGVGFITNEAGMIMAHPNDDKVMTLLSRKWMDKMMKSSSGAWMDKDSNEMVIFETIPYTNWKSVATVPYDEIAEGVYRTRDLTILIVTSSLIFVSLLGIVLSSSITNRILSLRRVMAQTQLGHFQARVKLEGDDEVTDLGRAYNKLLDRLKSSIEQLTESRVHQQEAVLSILQSQINSHFLYNALESINSMATLSDHKEISATTLSLANMLRYTSSHQHSIVTIQEELDHLSDYLRIMEALYQDDLAWEFHVSEDVKDVPCLKAILQPIVENSVKHVLETTGNPLHVVVTAARMEDRFIRIIIEDNGRTFTQDQLNDIQDRLSEVSNADNYKRQKSLGLTNVHYRLKMTYAHEYAGLDVAQSPTRGARVTLTFPTAIDDKTIVREVTAI is encoded by the coding sequence ATGAGAACGAAACTCAAGTCCATCAAATGGAAATTCATTTTAATCTTGATCATGGTCATTTCGCTCGCGACGATTCCGATCGGTTGGCTAAGCTATACCCAGACCTCCAAAAATATGATGAAAGACGTCGAACGATTCAGCAGCCAGGTTCTGACTCAGGTGAATCTGAATATCGATCGATACTTCCGCGAATATGAACAGGGCGTGTTCTTGCTCGGTTCCAGCAGCGAATTTTCCAATTGGCTGCAAGCGGAGCAAGGCAAAACGGCCGAAGTCGTTCTAAGATTCCGCAGGGTGGAAGAGAAGTATATTAAGCCTTTAATCGCCAGCCACCCGGAAATCTTGTCGATGACCTTCCTCAACGAGAACGGAAACGAGATGCATTACTCCCGTTCGCCCGGGCTAAGAAGCGGATATACGGCAAGGAACGATTCCGAATTGCTAGAGGTTCCCTTTAAGAAGCAGCTAACCGCTTATATCCGTAAGTCTAGCGATTATCTGAGCAACGATAGCAAGAGTATGGAGATGCAAGTCATTTCGCTCGTCAAGAAGCTGAGATACGGAACTTCTAGCGGATATATCAAAATCGATATTTCTCTTGAGCCTACGCTCGCTATTCTGAACGAGATTCAGCTTGGCGAAACCGGAGTCGGATTTATTACGAACGAAGCCGGGATGATTATGGCCCACCCTAACGATGATAAAGTAATGACCCTGCTAAGCCGAAAATGGATGGATAAGATGATGAAATCCTCTTCCGGCGCGTGGATGGATAAGGACTCCAACGAAATGGTTATTTTCGAGACGATCCCTTATACGAACTGGAAGAGCGTAGCTACCGTCCCTTATGACGAAATCGCGGAAGGCGTGTATCGGACAAGGGATTTGACGATTCTCATCGTGACGTCCAGCTTGATCTTCGTCAGCCTGTTAGGCATTGTCCTCTCCTCTTCCATCACGAATCGGATTCTAAGCTTAAGACGAGTCATGGCGCAGACTCAACTTGGCCATTTCCAAGCGAGAGTTAAGCTCGAAGGCGACGACGAGGTGACCGATTTGGGCAGAGCGTACAATAAGCTGCTCGACCGGTTGAAGTCCTCGATCGAACAGCTGACGGAGAGCAGAGTTCATCAACAAGAAGCGGTGCTGTCGATTCTTCAGTCGCAGATCAATTCACACTTCCTGTACAATGCGCTTGAGTCGATCAATTCCATGGCGACGTTGTCGGATCATAAAGAGATCAGCGCCACGACATTGTCTTTAGCCAATATGCTCCGTTATACGTCGAGCCATCAACATTCTATCGTCACGATTCAAGAGGAACTCGATCATCTGTCCGACTACTTGAGGATTATGGAAGCGTTATATCAAGACGACCTCGCTTGGGAATTCCATGTTTCCGAGGACGTAAAGGATGTCCCGTGTCTGAAAGCGATCCTGCAACCCATCGTTGAGAACTCCGTTAAACACGTCTTGGAGACGACCGGAAATCCCTTGCATGTCGTCGTAACGGCAGCGAGAATGGAGGATCGTTTCATTCGCATCATCATCGAAGATAATGGTAGGACTTTTACGCAGGATCAGCTGAACGATATTCAAGATCGACTGTCCGAAGTGTCGAACGCGGACAACTACAAGAGGCAAAAGTCGTTGGGTCTGACCAATGTGCATTACCGATTAAAAATGACCTATGCTCATGAGTACGCGGGTTTGGACGTCGCACAATCGCCGACCAGAGGCGCGCGAGTGACTTTGACTTTTCCGACTGCCATTGACGATAAGACGATCGTACGGGAGGTGACAGCGATATGA
- a CDS encoding carbohydrate ABC transporter permease, which produces MKRTFGEKLFDGLNVTILLLLSACILIPLLHVLAGSLSSSYALTHSMVKIWPVELNFKNYEMVLQNPLFWNSLKITVIVVLIGTTINLALTSVSAYPLSKPDLRGRKIIMLFILFTMIFNAPIIPTYLVVKSLGMMNTIWSLIIPTGISAFNLILCITFFRNLPSELFDSAKVDGLSEYGMVWRIAVPLSMPIMVTLLLFYAVGHWNNYYMPLLYVTDMDLRTLQLYLYSLIAQNNTNDAMAGSGGMDLVNISPQGLQMATVVTATIPIAIVYPFLQRHFIKGALLGSVKG; this is translated from the coding sequence GTGAAGAGAACGTTCGGAGAGAAGCTATTCGATGGATTGAACGTTACGATATTACTTTTGTTAAGCGCCTGTATCTTGATTCCTTTGTTGCACGTCCTTGCCGGATCGCTCAGCTCTTCCTATGCGCTGACGCATTCCATGGTGAAGATATGGCCGGTGGAACTTAACTTTAAGAACTACGAAATGGTATTGCAAAATCCTTTATTCTGGAATTCGTTAAAGATAACCGTCATTGTCGTGCTGATAGGAACGACCATCAATTTGGCTTTGACGAGCGTCAGCGCGTATCCCTTATCCAAACCTGATCTTAGGGGACGCAAAATTATTATGCTGTTCATCCTGTTTACGATGATCTTTAACGCGCCGATCATTCCGACCTATCTGGTCGTGAAGTCGCTTGGTATGATGAACACCATCTGGTCGCTCATCATTCCGACTGGAATTTCGGCGTTTAATCTTATTCTGTGCATCACGTTCTTCCGCAACTTGCCGTCCGAATTGTTCGATTCGGCCAAAGTCGACGGTCTGTCGGAGTACGGGATGGTATGGAGGATCGCGGTACCGTTATCGATGCCGATCATGGTGACCTTACTGCTGTTCTACGCCGTGGGGCACTGGAATAATTACTACATGCCGTTGCTCTACGTGACCGATATGGACTTGCGCACGCTGCAGCTCTACCTCTATTCTCTAATCGCCCAAAATAATACGAACGATGCGATGGCGGGCTCGGGTGGGATGGATCTCGTGAACATTTCTCCGCAAGGCTTGCAGATGGCAACGGTCGTAACGGCAACGATTCCTATCGCGATCGTTTACCCCTTTTTGCAAAGACATTTTATTAAGGGAGCTCTGCTGGGCTCGGTCAAGGGATAG
- a CDS encoding FecCD family ABC transporter permease has product MIRISRNWTIVIVTFLLAIVAAIVAMGLGSVTLSIQDILATVFSTSSKAVNDTIIWDIRLPRVLLALIIGANIAISGALLQAVMGNPLADPGLTGVTSGAAACVLVIMLAAPKYTQFIPLAAFVGGLVAASIVYALAWRRNGISPITIILSGVAVNALCGGVIGCLTILYSDRLPGAVQWLNGSLAAKGNKALFMVFPYAMAGWIFSIFAIRKANIIRLGEQVASNLGENVNRIRILLSLLAVFLSAISVAAIGMIGFVGLVVPHMARLIVGSDYKYMLPMSMALGALVLLLADTGGRTLFAPLDIPAGILMAVIGAPYFLYLMRRRTF; this is encoded by the coding sequence GTGATCCGTATATCTCGTAACTGGACGATTGTCATTGTCACGTTCCTTCTCGCAATCGTAGCCGCGATCGTCGCGATGGGATTGGGAAGCGTGACCCTATCGATACAAGACATCTTGGCAACGGTTTTCTCTACGTCGTCGAAAGCCGTGAACGATACGATCATATGGGATATTCGATTACCCCGCGTGCTGTTGGCGTTGATCATCGGAGCGAATATCGCGATCTCGGGAGCTTTATTGCAAGCGGTAATGGGTAACCCGCTTGCGGACCCGGGTTTGACGGGCGTGACGAGCGGTGCGGCTGCTTGCGTACTGGTCATTATGTTAGCCGCGCCTAAATATACTCAATTTATTCCGCTGGCCGCGTTCGTCGGCGGATTAGTTGCGGCGAGCATCGTGTATGCGCTCGCTTGGAGAAGGAACGGCATATCGCCGATCACGATCATTTTGTCGGGGGTCGCGGTTAACGCTCTCTGTGGAGGCGTAATCGGATGCCTGACGATCTTGTACAGCGATCGGTTGCCCGGCGCCGTTCAATGGCTGAACGGAAGCCTCGCGGCCAAAGGCAACAAAGCTTTGTTTATGGTATTTCCTTACGCAATGGCCGGTTGGATCTTCTCGATCTTCGCCATTCGCAAAGCGAATATTATCCGATTAGGCGAGCAAGTGGCCTCGAATCTGGGCGAGAACGTAAATCGCATCCGCATTTTGCTTTCTTTATTGGCGGTATTCTTGTCGGCGATCTCCGTAGCCGCGATAGGGATGATCGGATTCGTCGGATTGGTCGTTCCTCATATGGCAAGGCTGATCGTGGGATCCGACTACAAGTACATGCTCCCGATGAGCATGGCGCTCGGCGCTTTGGTATTGCTGTTGGCCGATACGGGAGGGCGTACCTTGTTCGCTCCGCTCGACATCCCTGCCGGCATTCTAATGGCGGTCATCGGCGCTCCTTATTTCTTGTACTTGATGAGAAGGAGGACATTCTAA
- a CDS encoding ABC transporter substrate-binding protein: MKKFLLLTLIAMVTVVSACSSNNAKDNGASPSANTESPSNSEAAETGSSEPAGTEYSLENDGVDQAALDEALSQFPATVPTKIVTTSVPLTEMLHVLGITPIGVPTSTNPIPADFDAVPRIGSPMQPDLEVVTKLEPELLLGAESLRSTLDKSLEGIAIEKAYLKTESFDDLKLSFKALGTYFKKTGEMNAVLTKILNKENELAKQAEGKTLPSVMLMIGTAESFMVMSERSYLGSLVKKLGADNIATSVLKVTDTYSPINMESVVAADPDVILVLASGDHGASEDKFQKEVEKNDAWTKLTAYKNDKIRILDYSTFGVTSINNVEKALGDIAKYFYE; this comes from the coding sequence TTGAAAAAGTTTTTATTGCTTACTTTAATCGCAATGGTTACGGTCGTATCCGCATGTTCGTCTAATAACGCTAAAGATAACGGGGCTAGCCCGTCCGCGAATACGGAAAGTCCGTCGAACAGCGAAGCGGCAGAGACGGGTTCGAGCGAGCCTGCCGGAACGGAATACAGCCTAGAGAACGATGGCGTCGATCAAGCGGCTTTGGACGAGGCGCTAAGCCAATTCCCGGCGACGGTCCCGACTAAGATCGTAACGACTTCCGTGCCCCTTACGGAGATGCTTCACGTGTTAGGCATTACGCCGATCGGAGTTCCGACTTCGACCAATCCGATTCCTGCCGATTTCGATGCCGTTCCTAGAATCGGTTCTCCTATGCAGCCGGATCTGGAAGTCGTAACGAAGCTTGAGCCGGAATTGCTTCTTGGCGCGGAATCGCTTCGTAGCACGTTGGATAAAAGCTTGGAAGGCATTGCAATCGAGAAAGCCTATCTGAAGACGGAATCGTTCGACGACTTAAAATTGAGCTTCAAGGCTCTCGGTACATATTTCAAGAAGACCGGCGAGATGAACGCGGTGCTGACCAAAATCCTGAACAAGGAAAATGAACTGGCCAAACAAGCCGAAGGCAAAACGTTGCCTAGCGTCATGCTAATGATCGGGACGGCGGAGTCGTTCATGGTCATGAGCGAGCGTTCTTATCTGGGCAGCCTCGTGAAGAAGCTTGGCGCGGACAATATCGCGACATCCGTGCTGAAGGTAACGGATACGTACTCGCCGATTAATATGGAAAGCGTAGTTGCGGCAGATCCGGACGTTATTCTCGTTCTGGCATCCGGAGACCACGGCGCTTCGGAGGACAAATTCCAGAAGGAAGTCGAGAAGAACGATGCTTGGACCAAATTGACGGCTTACAAAAACGATAAAATCCGAATTTTGGATTACAGCACATTCGGCGTAACGTCGATTAACAATGTGGAAAAAGCGCTGGGCGATATCGCAAAATACTTCTATGAATAA